Proteins encoded by one window of Xanthomonas sp. DAR 80977:
- a CDS encoding YqaA family protein encodes MKIFGPLYERAIAWSRHRRAPTFLAGLSFAEAIVFPVPPEVMLAPMSLAQPRRALWFATLSLMGSLAGALVGYMLGHFAFAAVQPLIEWLGWTQKIDAQVSHLREVVAESPWRAFWLLVLAGFTPIPLKIFTWASGIVGIPLLPFLASMLVGRGKRVYLVAGAIRLGGPRAEAALRRWIEPLGWVAMAILALLVVWVIWRAKYG; translated from the coding sequence ATGAAGATATTCGGGCCGTTGTACGAACGCGCCATCGCCTGGTCGCGCCACCGCCGCGCGCCGACGTTCCTGGCCGGGCTCAGCTTCGCCGAGGCGATCGTGTTCCCGGTGCCGCCGGAAGTGATGCTGGCGCCGATGTCGCTGGCGCAGCCGCGGCGCGCGCTGTGGTTCGCCACGCTGAGCCTGATGGGATCGCTGGCCGGCGCGCTGGTCGGCTACATGCTCGGCCATTTCGCCTTCGCCGCGGTGCAGCCGCTGATCGAATGGCTGGGCTGGACGCAGAAGATCGACGCGCAGGTCAGCCACCTGCGCGAGGTGGTGGCCGAGTCGCCGTGGCGTGCGTTCTGGCTGCTGGTACTGGCCGGTTTCACCCCGATCCCGCTGAAGATATTTACCTGGGCCTCAGGCATCGTGGGAATCCCGCTGCTACCGTTCCTGGCGAGCATGCTGGTCGGCCGTGGCAAGCGCGTGTATCTGGTGGCCGGTGCGATCCGCCTGGGCGGGCCGCGCGCGGAAGCCGCGTTGCGCCGCTGGATCGAACCGCTCGGTTGGGTCGCGATGGCGATCCTGGCGCTGCTGGTGGTGTGGGTCATATGGAGAGCGAAGTACGGATGA
- a CDS encoding peptidoglycan DD-metalloendopeptidase family protein gives MSVDRVVRNGLRGSVCLLVAIGLGACSSATVVRTSGAPGKSSAAAPRPSVPKPGVSATVRRGDTLYAIARANNIAPQDLAAWNRLPPPYTIYPGQSLKLYPPGGGTVAARPGSAVVPPPTASGTAVRPPAAAAPTPVSSGFSWRWPADGAVVSRFVAGETTKQGVDIAGSSGQAVRAAADGVVVYSGAGLVGYGELIIIKHNEQWLSAYGHNRKRLVNEGQNVKAGEQIAEMGRSGAARDMLHFEIRYNGKPVDPLLYLPSK, from the coding sequence ATGAGCGTCGATCGGGTGGTGCGTAACGGCCTGCGTGGCAGCGTGTGCTTGCTGGTGGCGATCGGCCTGGGGGCATGCAGCAGCGCCACCGTGGTGCGCACCTCCGGTGCGCCCGGCAAATCCAGCGCGGCGGCGCCGCGCCCGTCGGTGCCCAAGCCCGGAGTCAGCGCCACCGTGCGCCGTGGCGACACGCTGTATGCGATCGCCCGCGCCAACAACATCGCGCCGCAGGACCTGGCCGCCTGGAACCGGCTGCCGCCGCCGTACACGATCTACCCCGGGCAGTCGCTGAAGCTGTATCCGCCGGGCGGCGGCACGGTCGCGGCGCGGCCCGGCAGCGCCGTGGTGCCGCCGCCGACCGCGTCGGGAACGGCAGTGCGTCCGCCGGCCGCGGCGGCGCCGACCCCGGTCAGCAGCGGCTTCAGCTGGCGCTGGCCGGCCGACGGCGCCGTGGTCAGCCGCTTCGTCGCCGGCGAGACCACCAAGCAGGGCGTGGACATCGCCGGCAGCAGCGGCCAGGCGGTGCGCGCGGCCGCCGATGGCGTGGTGGTGTACTCGGGCGCCGGCCTGGTCGGCTACGGCGAGCTGATCATCATCAAGCACAACGAACAATGGCTGTCGGCCTACGGCCACAACCGCAAGCGCCTGGTCAACGAAGGCCAGAACGTGAAGGCCGGCGAGCAGATCGCCGAGATGGGCCGCAGCGGCGCCGCGCGCGACATGCTGCACTTCGAGATCCGCTACAACGGCAAACCGGTCGACCCATTGCTGTACCTGCCCAGCAAATAA